The Equus caballus isolate H_3958 breed thoroughbred chromosome 12, TB-T2T, whole genome shotgun sequence genome contains a region encoding:
- the IGHMBP2 gene encoding DNA-binding protein SMUBP-2 isoform X1, with protein sequence MAAAAVESFVARQLDLLELERDAEVEERRSWQENISLKELQSRGVCLLKLQVSSQRTGLYGRLLVTFEPRRCVSSAVLPSNSFTSGDIVGLYDAANEGSQLATGILTRITQKSVSVAFDESHDCQLSLDRESSYRLLKLANDVTYKRQKKALITLRKYHSGPASSLIEVLFGASAPSPASEIGPLTFCNASLDASQKEAVKFALSQKELAVIHGPPGTGKTTTVVEVILQVVKQGLKVLCCAPSNIAVDNLVERLAQCKQRILRLGHPARLLESIQQHSLDAVLARSDNAQIVADIRKDIDQVFVKNKKIQEKQEKSNFRSEIKLLRKELKEREEAAMLESLTSADVVLATNTGASPDGPLKLLPDGYFDVVVIDECAQALEASCWIPLLKARKCVLAGDHKQLPPTIVSHKAALAGLSLSLMERLDQEYGARVVRTLTVQYRMHQAIMQWASEALYAGQLTAHPSVAGHLLRDLPGVAATEETGVPLLLVDTAGCGLFELEEEDEQSKGNPGEVRLVALHVQALVDAGVCASDIAVITPYNLQVDLLRQSLAHRHPELEIKSVDGFQGREKEAVILSFVRSNRKGEVGFLAEDRRINVAVTRARRHVAVVCDSRTVNNHAFLKTLLDYCTVHGEVRTAFEYLDDIVPENYSHESSQGPGQAGVKSRGSAVPARKAPRSRQQEGPRGARAAAGLGQKPGGRALGSEARCQPSLNGGSPEGAESRDSADHFRALIADFMASEETQLEFPASLNSHDRMQVHQIAEEHGLRHDSTGEGRKRFITVSKRVPASPPVPPPPPGPVQTEPPVQEQSGRDPLDLKALHLERLQRERSGQERRAKDGPQAAGSGPRKVPEKKKKKDGKGHAAMNLPAQEDFDALVSAAIKADNTCGFAKCTASVVTLGQLCLHCGRRYCLSHHLPEIHGCGERARAHARQRISREGVLYAGSGTKDRALDPAKRAQLQRKLDKKLGELTSQRKSKRQEREK encoded by the exons TGTGTCTTCGGCCGTGCTGCCCAGTAACAGCTTTACTTCCG GTGATATAGTGGGTCTGTATGATGCTGCTAATGAAGGCAGTCAGTTGGCCACTGGGATCCTGACCCGCATCACCCAGAAATCGGTCTCGGTGGCCTTTGACGAATCCCATGATTGCCAGCTGAGCTTGGACCGAGAGAGTTCCTACAGACTTTTAAAACTTGCCAATGACGTCACGTATAAGCGACAGAAGAA AGCTCTGATTACCCTCAGGAAGTACCATTCTGGCCCAGCATCCTCGCTCATAGAGGTCCTCTTCGGCGCGTCAGCCCCCAGTCCCGCCAGCGAAATAG GCCCGCTGACGTTCTGCAACGCCTCCCTGGACGCCTCCCAGAAGgaagctgttaagtttgcactgTCCCAGAAGGAACTGGCCGTCATCCACGGGCCTCCTGGCACTGGGAAGACCACCACGGTAGTTGAAGTCATCCTCCAAGTTGTGAAGCAGGGCTTGAAG GTGCTGTGCTGTGCGCCCTCCAACATCGCAGTGGACAATCTGGTGGAGCGTCTGGCTCAGTGCAAGCAGAGGATCCTGCGCCTCGGGCACCCTGCCCGACTTCTGGAATCCATTCAGCAGCATTCCCTCGACGCGGTTTTAGCGCGGAGTGACAACGCACAGATTGTCGCAGATATCAGAAAGGACATCGACCAGGTCTTT gtgaaaaacaaaaaaatccaggagaagcaagagaaaagtaaTTTTCGCAGTGAAATCAAGCTGCTAAGAAAAGAACTCAAGGAACGGGAGGAGGCGGCCATGCTGGAAAGCCTCACGTCGGCGGACGTGGTCCTTGCGACAAACACGG GTGCTTCTCCCGACGGCCCTCTGAAGTTGCTGCCCGACGGCTACTTCGACGTGGTGGTCATCGATGAGTGTGCCCAGGCCCTCGAAGCCAGCTGCTGGATCCCCCTGCTGAAGGCCAGGAAGTGCGTCCTGGCTGGAGATCACAAACAGCTGCCCCCCACCATCGTCTCTCACAA GGCTGCGCTGGCCGGGCTGTCGCTCAGCCTGATGGAGCGCCTGGACCAGGAGTATGGCGCCAGGGTGGTGCGGACGCTGACCGTGCAGTACCGCATGCACCAGGCCATCATGCAATGGGCCTCGGAGGCCCTGTACGCCGGGCAGCTCACGGCGCACCCTTCCGTGGCTGGGCACCTCCTGCG GGACCTCCCGGGCGTGGCTGCCACGGAGGAGACGGGCGTCCCCCTGCTGCTGGTGGACACGGCTGGCTGCGGGCTATTTGAGCtggaagaggaggatgagcagtCTAAGGGGAACCCTG GTGAAGTGCGCCTCGTTGCTCTGCACGTCCAGGCTCTGGTGGATGCTGGTGTCTGCGCGAGTGACATTGCCGTCATCACGCCGTACAACCTCCAG GTGGACCTGCTCAGACAGAGCCTCGCTCACAGGCACCCCGAGCTTGAGATCAAGTCTGTCGATGGCTTCCAGGGCCGGGAGAAGGAGGCCGTGATCCTGTCCTTCGTCAGGTCCAATAGGAAAG GGGAAGTTGGTTTCCTCGCCGAGGACCGGCGCATCAATGTTGCTGTCACCCGCGCTCGGCGCCACGTGGCGGTCGTCTGTGATTCTCGCACTGTCAACAACCACGCCTTCTTGAAGACCCTGCTGGACTACTGCACAGTGCATGGGGAGGTGCGCACAGCCTTTGAGTACCTGGACGACATCGTCCCCGAGAACTACTCCCATGAgagctcccagggccctggccagGCTGGCGTGAAGTCGCGAGGCTCTGCTGTGCCTGCTAGGAAGGCTCCCAGGAGCAGGCAGCAGGAGGGGCCCCGGGGGGCCCGGGCGGCTGCCGGGCTGGGCCAGAAGCCAGGCGGGAGGGCTTTGGGCTCTGAGGCGCGTTGTCAGCCCAGCCTCAACGGAGGCAGCCCCgagggagcagagagcagagacagTGCAGACCACTTCAGGGCCCTGATCGCCGACTTTATGGCAAGTGAGGAGACACAACTGGAGTTTCCCGCCTCCCTCAACTCACACGACAGGATGCAGGTCCACCAGATCGCCGAGGAGCACGGGCTGAGGCACGACAGCACCGGAGAGGGCAGGAAGAGGTTCATAACTGTGAGCAAGAGGGTCCCGGCGAGCCCACCGGTCCCACCCCCGCCACCAGGCCCCGTGCAGACGGAGCCCCCTGTCCAGGAGCAGAGCGGCCGGGACCCGCTGGACCTGAAGGCCCTGCACCTGGAAAGACTGCAGAGGGAGAGGAGCGGGCAGGAGCGGCGGGCCAAGGACGGGCCACAGGCCGCAGGCTCAGGGCCGCGGAAGGTGccggaaaagaagaagaagaaagatggtAAAG GACACGCGGCCATGAACCTGCCTGCCCAGGAGGACTTTGACGCCCTCGTCTCGGCTGCCATTAAGGCTGATAACACCTGTGGCTTCGCTAAGTGCACAGCCAGCGTGGTGACCCTGGGCCAGCTCTGCCTGCACTGTGGCCGCCGGTACTGCCTCAGCCACCACCTGCCCGAG ATCCATGGCTGTGGTGAGCGGGCTCGAGCCCACGCCCGGCAGAGGATCAGCCGGGAAGGAGTCCTCTACGCTGGCAGTGGGACCAAGGACAGGGCCCTGGACCCAGCCAAGAGGGCCCAGCTGCAGAGGAAGCTGGATAAGAAGTTGGGCGAGCTGACCAGCCAGAGGAAGAGcaagaggcaggagagggagaagtGA
- the IGHMBP2 gene encoding DNA-binding protein SMUBP-2 isoform X2, which yields MAAAAVESFVARQLDLLELERDAEVEERRSWQENISLKELQSRGVCLLKLQVSSQRTGLYGRLLVTFEPRRCVSSAVLPSNSFTSGDIVGLYDAANEGSQLATGILTRITQKSVSVAFDESHDCQLSLDRESSYRLLKLANDVTYKRQKKALITLRKYHSGPASSLIEVLFGASAPSPASEIGPLTFCNASLDASQKEAVKFALSQKELAVIHGPPGTGKTTTVVEVILQVVKQGLKVLCCAPSNIAVDNLVERLAQCKQRILRLGHPARLLESIQQHSLDAVLARSDNAQIVADIRKDIDQVKNKKIQEKQEKSNFRSEIKLLRKELKEREEAAMLESLTSADVVLATNTGASPDGPLKLLPDGYFDVVVIDECAQALEASCWIPLLKARKCVLAGDHKQLPPTIVSHKAALAGLSLSLMERLDQEYGARVVRTLTVQYRMHQAIMQWASEALYAGQLTAHPSVAGHLLRDLPGVAATEETGVPLLLVDTAGCGLFELEEEDEQSKGNPGEVRLVALHVQALVDAGVCASDIAVITPYNLQVDLLRQSLAHRHPELEIKSVDGFQGREKEAVILSFVRSNRKGEVGFLAEDRRINVAVTRARRHVAVVCDSRTVNNHAFLKTLLDYCTVHGEVRTAFEYLDDIVPENYSHESSQGPGQAGVKSRGSAVPARKAPRSRQQEGPRGARAAAGLGQKPGGRALGSEARCQPSLNGGSPEGAESRDSADHFRALIADFMASEETQLEFPASLNSHDRMQVHQIAEEHGLRHDSTGEGRKRFITVSKRVPASPPVPPPPPGPVQTEPPVQEQSGRDPLDLKALHLERLQRERSGQERRAKDGPQAAGSGPRKVPEKKKKKDGKGHAAMNLPAQEDFDALVSAAIKADNTCGFAKCTASVVTLGQLCLHCGRRYCLSHHLPEIHGCGERARAHARQRISREGVLYAGSGTKDRALDPAKRAQLQRKLDKKLGELTSQRKSKRQEREK from the exons TGTGTCTTCGGCCGTGCTGCCCAGTAACAGCTTTACTTCCG GTGATATAGTGGGTCTGTATGATGCTGCTAATGAAGGCAGTCAGTTGGCCACTGGGATCCTGACCCGCATCACCCAGAAATCGGTCTCGGTGGCCTTTGACGAATCCCATGATTGCCAGCTGAGCTTGGACCGAGAGAGTTCCTACAGACTTTTAAAACTTGCCAATGACGTCACGTATAAGCGACAGAAGAA AGCTCTGATTACCCTCAGGAAGTACCATTCTGGCCCAGCATCCTCGCTCATAGAGGTCCTCTTCGGCGCGTCAGCCCCCAGTCCCGCCAGCGAAATAG GCCCGCTGACGTTCTGCAACGCCTCCCTGGACGCCTCCCAGAAGgaagctgttaagtttgcactgTCCCAGAAGGAACTGGCCGTCATCCACGGGCCTCCTGGCACTGGGAAGACCACCACGGTAGTTGAAGTCATCCTCCAAGTTGTGAAGCAGGGCTTGAAG GTGCTGTGCTGTGCGCCCTCCAACATCGCAGTGGACAATCTGGTGGAGCGTCTGGCTCAGTGCAAGCAGAGGATCCTGCGCCTCGGGCACCCTGCCCGACTTCTGGAATCCATTCAGCAGCATTCCCTCGACGCGGTTTTAGCGCGGAGTGACAACGCACAGATTGTCGCAGATATCAGAAAGGACATCGACCAG gtgaaaaacaaaaaaatccaggagaagcaagagaaaagtaaTTTTCGCAGTGAAATCAAGCTGCTAAGAAAAGAACTCAAGGAACGGGAGGAGGCGGCCATGCTGGAAAGCCTCACGTCGGCGGACGTGGTCCTTGCGACAAACACGG GTGCTTCTCCCGACGGCCCTCTGAAGTTGCTGCCCGACGGCTACTTCGACGTGGTGGTCATCGATGAGTGTGCCCAGGCCCTCGAAGCCAGCTGCTGGATCCCCCTGCTGAAGGCCAGGAAGTGCGTCCTGGCTGGAGATCACAAACAGCTGCCCCCCACCATCGTCTCTCACAA GGCTGCGCTGGCCGGGCTGTCGCTCAGCCTGATGGAGCGCCTGGACCAGGAGTATGGCGCCAGGGTGGTGCGGACGCTGACCGTGCAGTACCGCATGCACCAGGCCATCATGCAATGGGCCTCGGAGGCCCTGTACGCCGGGCAGCTCACGGCGCACCCTTCCGTGGCTGGGCACCTCCTGCG GGACCTCCCGGGCGTGGCTGCCACGGAGGAGACGGGCGTCCCCCTGCTGCTGGTGGACACGGCTGGCTGCGGGCTATTTGAGCtggaagaggaggatgagcagtCTAAGGGGAACCCTG GTGAAGTGCGCCTCGTTGCTCTGCACGTCCAGGCTCTGGTGGATGCTGGTGTCTGCGCGAGTGACATTGCCGTCATCACGCCGTACAACCTCCAG GTGGACCTGCTCAGACAGAGCCTCGCTCACAGGCACCCCGAGCTTGAGATCAAGTCTGTCGATGGCTTCCAGGGCCGGGAGAAGGAGGCCGTGATCCTGTCCTTCGTCAGGTCCAATAGGAAAG GGGAAGTTGGTTTCCTCGCCGAGGACCGGCGCATCAATGTTGCTGTCACCCGCGCTCGGCGCCACGTGGCGGTCGTCTGTGATTCTCGCACTGTCAACAACCACGCCTTCTTGAAGACCCTGCTGGACTACTGCACAGTGCATGGGGAGGTGCGCACAGCCTTTGAGTACCTGGACGACATCGTCCCCGAGAACTACTCCCATGAgagctcccagggccctggccagGCTGGCGTGAAGTCGCGAGGCTCTGCTGTGCCTGCTAGGAAGGCTCCCAGGAGCAGGCAGCAGGAGGGGCCCCGGGGGGCCCGGGCGGCTGCCGGGCTGGGCCAGAAGCCAGGCGGGAGGGCTTTGGGCTCTGAGGCGCGTTGTCAGCCCAGCCTCAACGGAGGCAGCCCCgagggagcagagagcagagacagTGCAGACCACTTCAGGGCCCTGATCGCCGACTTTATGGCAAGTGAGGAGACACAACTGGAGTTTCCCGCCTCCCTCAACTCACACGACAGGATGCAGGTCCACCAGATCGCCGAGGAGCACGGGCTGAGGCACGACAGCACCGGAGAGGGCAGGAAGAGGTTCATAACTGTGAGCAAGAGGGTCCCGGCGAGCCCACCGGTCCCACCCCCGCCACCAGGCCCCGTGCAGACGGAGCCCCCTGTCCAGGAGCAGAGCGGCCGGGACCCGCTGGACCTGAAGGCCCTGCACCTGGAAAGACTGCAGAGGGAGAGGAGCGGGCAGGAGCGGCGGGCCAAGGACGGGCCACAGGCCGCAGGCTCAGGGCCGCGGAAGGTGccggaaaagaagaagaagaaagatggtAAAG GACACGCGGCCATGAACCTGCCTGCCCAGGAGGACTTTGACGCCCTCGTCTCGGCTGCCATTAAGGCTGATAACACCTGTGGCTTCGCTAAGTGCACAGCCAGCGTGGTGACCCTGGGCCAGCTCTGCCTGCACTGTGGCCGCCGGTACTGCCTCAGCCACCACCTGCCCGAG ATCCATGGCTGTGGTGAGCGGGCTCGAGCCCACGCCCGGCAGAGGATCAGCCGGGAAGGAGTCCTCTACGCTGGCAGTGGGACCAAGGACAGGGCCCTGGACCCAGCCAAGAGGGCCCAGCTGCAGAGGAAGCTGGATAAGAAGTTGGGCGAGCTGACCAGCCAGAGGAAGAGcaagaggcaggagagggagaagtGA